In one window of Osmia lignaria lignaria isolate PbOS001 chromosome 11, iyOsmLign1, whole genome shotgun sequence DNA:
- the vas gene encoding ATP-dependent RNA helicase vasa → MDQDDWGVPISSSTAEDLSAFEEGGRSYGKGRGFVAQNNNNDDWDSKNKNFNGRNSNENFDNEDSNWQSQNDGEHFRGGGRGGGRGRGGFRGRGGGRGGGEGGRGGGRGGFRNRNDDENSGYKKYENYEDADDNDHNNRGNGRKGSREDGNDDKEEPQKPKEIYIPPDLTEDESVLFGNEVSAGINFDKYDNIEVQVSGENVPSPIESFQAAGLRNIVLENITKSGYTKPTPVQKHALPIIMSGRDLMACAQTGSGKTAAFAVPIINTLLEKSTDLVITGSYCEPQVVIVSPTRELTIQIYQQIVKFALRSILKTEVAYGGTSVNHQGEKLSAGCHILVATPGRLLDFLDRGRIRFSSVRFLVLDEADRMLDMGFLPSIEKIVDHESMVPLGERQTLMFSATFPDEVQVLAKRFLHDYLFLAVGIVGGACSDVEQRFHEVQRNKKKDMLKEVLEREKDNGSLSGTLVFVEMKRKADFIAAFLSENNYPTTSIHGDRLQRQREEALADFKSGRMSILVATAVAARGLDIKNVSHVINYDLPKGIDEYVHRIGRTGRVGNRGRATSFFDSEDDAPLRGDLVRILKQAGQPVPDWLTGGNSSRSFMPGRGNRFGGQDIRGVEEDGGGAAYGEESFATAAPVEPDEQW, encoded by the exons ATGGATCAAGATGATTGGGGTGTACCTATTAGCTCTTCCACTGCAGAGGACCTATCCGCT TTTGAAGAAGGAGGACGTAGCTATGGAAAGGGACGTGGCTTTGTAGCCCAAAATAATAACAATGATGATTGggattctaaaaataaaaacttcAATGGAAGAAATAGCAACGAAAACTTTGATAATGAAGACAGCAACTGGCAGTCCCAAAATGACGGGGAACATTTTCGAGGGGGTGGTAGAGGAGGCGGTAGAGGTAGAGGAGGTTTCAGAGGAAGAGGCGGAGGTAGAGGAGGAGGCGAAGGTGGTCGTGGAGGTGGACGCGGTGGATTTAGGAATAGAAACGATGATGAAAATAGTGGTtataagaaatatgaaaattatgaaGATGCAGATGATAATGATCACAATAACAGGGGTAACGGACGGAAAGGTTCACGAGAAGATGGCAACGACGACAAAGAAGAACCTCAAAAaccaaaagaaatatatattccaCCCGATTTGACCGAAGATGAATCGGTTCTGTTTGGAAACGAAGTCTCAGCGGgcattaattttgataaatatgataatattgaAGTTCAAGTTAGCGGAGAAAATGTACCGTCTCCTATAGAAAGTTTCCAGGCAGCTGGTCTGAGAAATATTGTTctagaaaatattacaaaatcggGATATACGAAACCCACTCCCGTGCAAAAACATGCTCTACCTATTATAATGAGCGGTCGTGATTTAATGGCATGTGCACAAACAGGCTCAGGGAAAACTGCTGCATTTGCAGTTCCtattataaatacattattAGAAAAGTCTACTGATTTAGTTATAACTGGATCATACTGTGAACCACAAGTTGTCATCGTTTCGCCCACTCGTGAACTCACTATACAGATATATCAACAAATTGTTAAATTTGCATTGCGTTCAATTTTAAAAACAGAAGTTGCATATGGTGGAACGTCTGTTAATCATCAAGGAGAGAAACTTTCTGCGGGTTGTCATATACTCGTAGCTACACCTGGCAGACTATTAGATTTCCTAGACAGAGGAAGGATTAGATTTTCCTCTGTTCGATTTCTCGTATTAGATGAAGCGGATCGTATGTTAGATATGGGATTCTTACCCAGCATCGAAAAAATCGTCGATCACGAGTCTATGGTTCCTCTTGGCGAAAGGCAAACGCTTATGTTCTCTGCTACTTTCCCGGATGAGGTGCAAGTGTTGGCAAAAAGATTTTTACACGATTATTTATTCTTGGCGGTTGGTATTGTGGGTGGTGCATGTTCGGACGTGGAACAACGCTTCCATGAAGTACAGAGGAATAAAAAGAAGGACATGCTTAAAGAAGTtttagaaagagaaaaggaCAACGGCTCCTTGAGTGGTACTTTGGTGTTCGTGGAAATGAAGAGGAAGGCAGATTTCATTGCTGCTTTCCTGTCTGAAAATAATTATCCTACTACCAGTATTCACGGCGACAGATTGCAGAGGCAACGAGAAGAAGCGTTAGCCGACTTCAAAAGCGGAAGAATGTCTATTTTAGTAGCAACGGCTGTTGCTGCCAGAGGTCTAGACATCAAAAATGTATCTCACGTTATAAACTACGACTTGCCAAAAGGAATCGATGAATATGTTCATCGAATTGGAAGAACTGGTCGTGTAGGAAATCGAGGAAGAGCAACATCATTTTTCGATTCAGAGGATGATGCACCACTACGAGGCGATCTTGTCAGAATATTGAAACAAGCTGGACAACCTGTGCCGGACTGGTTAACAGGTGGCAATTCGAGTAGAAGCTTTATGCCCGGAAGAGGCAATAGATTCGGAGGACAAGATATCAGAGGA GTTGAAGAAGACGGGGGAGGAGCAGCATATGGCGAAGAATCGTTTGCGACTGCTGCGCCGGTTGAACCAGACGAACAGTGGTAG